The following proteins are encoded in a genomic region of Comamonas resistens:
- a CDS encoding amino acid permease produces the protein MHTPSSNGHLERKLKNRHIQLIALGGTIGTGLFLGSAGIIELAGPGVLLGYAIGGLLIFFIMRFLGEMLVEEPSAGSFSYFANRYVGRFAGFLSGWNCVALYVLVGMLELTAVGKFIQFWWPEIPVWVTAAVCFVLINGVNFINVKAYGEFEFWFALIKIVAVVAMIATGIYLLSTTHNPTQTISNLWTQGGFLPNGFKGLFMAFAFIMFAFGGVEMLGFAAAETEEPRKVIPKAINQLMVRVLLFYVGSMAVLLSLTPWTDLVAQLKAGGGTYSSSPFVLVFSGMGEHLAAHMLNFVILTATLSVYNSMVYSSSRLLYGMAQEGNAPKSLAEVNKRGVPVKAIVYPGIVTAFCVVLNYVAPAGVIELLISLITAALVIIWTIIIISHLNYRKLHDAKGTQRSFKAPLFPLTNYICLAAMVLVVVVMLLTPGVRASAYAIPVWVLAVYAMYRMVFRQPVRLVQTAV, from the coding sequence ATGCATACCCCTTCCTCCAACGGGCATCTGGAGCGCAAGCTCAAGAATCGCCATATCCAGCTGATCGCCCTGGGCGGCACCATAGGTACCGGGCTGTTTCTGGGCTCGGCTGGCATCATCGAGCTGGCCGGCCCTGGCGTGTTGCTGGGCTACGCCATCGGCGGCCTGCTGATCTTCTTCATCATGCGTTTTCTGGGCGAGATGCTGGTCGAGGAGCCATCGGCCGGCTCGTTCAGCTATTTCGCCAACCGTTATGTGGGGCGTTTTGCCGGTTTTTTGTCGGGCTGGAACTGCGTGGCCCTTTATGTGCTGGTGGGCATGCTGGAGCTGACGGCCGTGGGCAAGTTCATCCAGTTCTGGTGGCCCGAGATTCCGGTCTGGGTAACGGCCGCCGTGTGCTTTGTGCTCATCAACGGTGTGAACTTCATCAACGTCAAGGCCTATGGCGAGTTTGAGTTCTGGTTCGCGCTGATCAAGATCGTGGCTGTGGTGGCGATGATCGCCACCGGCATTTACCTGCTGTCCACCACGCACAACCCCACGCAGACGATCAGCAATCTGTGGACGCAGGGCGGTTTCCTGCCGAACGGCTTCAAGGGCTTGTTCATGGCCTTTGCCTTCATCATGTTTGCCTTCGGCGGCGTGGAAATGCTGGGCTTTGCCGCTGCAGAAACCGAAGAGCCGCGCAAGGTCATCCCCAAGGCGATCAACCAGCTCATGGTGCGCGTGCTGCTGTTCTATGTGGGCTCGATGGCCGTGCTGCTGTCGCTGACGCCCTGGACCGATCTGGTGGCCCAGCTCAAGGCTGGCGGTGGCACCTACAGCAGCAGTCCCTTTGTGCTGGTGTTCTCGGGCATGGGCGAGCATCTGGCCGCGCATATGCTGAACTTCGTGATCCTCACGGCCACGCTGTCGGTCTACAACAGCATGGTCTACAGCTCCAGCCGCCTGCTGTATGGCATGGCCCAGGAAGGCAATGCGCCCAAGTCGCTGGCCGAAGTCAACAAGCGCGGCGTGCCCGTGAAGGCCATCGTCTACCCCGGCATCGTCACGGCCTTCTGCGTGGTGCTGAACTATGTGGCGCCGGCAGGTGTGATCGAGCTGCTGATCTCGCTGATCACGGCGGCGCTGGTGATCATCTGGACCATCATCATCATCTCGCACCTGAACTACCGCAAACTGCATGATGCCAAGGGCACGCAGCGCAGCTTCAAGGCACCGCTGTTTCCGTTGACCAACTACATCTGCCTGGCGGCCATGGTGCTGGTGGTGGTCGTGATGCTGCTCACGCCCGGCGTGCGTGCCTCGGCCTATGCCATTCCGGTATGGGTGCTGGCGGTCTATGCCATGTACCGTATGGTCTTTCGCCAGCCTGTGCGGCTGGTGCAGACTGCGGTTTGA
- a CDS encoding NAD(P)/FAD-dependent oxidoreductase, translating into MSRSVHRLPADDRTNGWSALLAARQPRAPLQGDVAVDWVIVGAGYAGLAAARQLAQQQPDASIAVVDAGVVGENASGRNSGFAIDLPHSSAPSDAAVEAGRRVIRVNRFAVDALERAVAEHSISCGWQKRGRYHVAVTEEVAQKSLKPYARNLQAWQESHEYLDRDALRQRIGTDYYAAAVYTPGTRLMNPAALVRGLADSLPPQVQLFENSPVIEAKLDGAAPFVRTAHGSVRARKAILAVNAFSQSFGVYQERQVPILLFASLTHPLSDAQIAQLGTDAAWGVTPAHGVAGSTVRLTHDRRLMIRQGFEYSPSLRTTDGRRAKARAMNQALLRRRFPQLGAIELEHFWMGWLAVSHNHAPAFGQIGDNAWAASCCNGSGIVRHTAAGMLIADLALGRKNPLIDDFLVEGTANYIPPRPLRDVGVGLTLAWDMWRGRAEQ; encoded by the coding sequence ATGTCACGCTCTGTTCACCGCCTCCCCGCCGACGACCGCACCAATGGATGGAGCGCGCTGCTGGCCGCGCGCCAGCCGCGGGCACCGCTGCAGGGCGATGTGGCGGTGGACTGGGTGATCGTGGGCGCAGGCTATGCGGGGCTGGCGGCAGCACGCCAGCTGGCGCAGCAGCAGCCTGATGCTTCCATCGCCGTGGTGGATGCGGGCGTGGTCGGCGAGAACGCCTCGGGCCGTAACTCGGGCTTTGCGATCGATTTGCCGCACAGCTCGGCGCCATCGGACGCCGCCGTGGAGGCAGGCCGCCGCGTGATCCGCGTCAACCGCTTTGCCGTGGATGCGCTGGAGCGTGCGGTGGCCGAGCACAGCATCTCCTGCGGTTGGCAAAAGCGCGGTCGCTACCACGTGGCGGTGACGGAAGAGGTGGCGCAGAAGTCCCTCAAGCCCTATGCGCGCAATCTGCAAGCCTGGCAGGAGTCCCATGAATACCTGGACCGCGATGCGCTGCGTCAGCGCATAGGCACCGACTACTACGCGGCGGCTGTCTACACGCCAGGCACGCGCCTTATGAACCCCGCGGCACTGGTGCGTGGCCTGGCCGACAGCCTGCCGCCTCAGGTGCAGCTGTTCGAGAACTCGCCGGTCATAGAAGCGAAGCTCGATGGCGCTGCTCCCTTTGTCCGCACGGCTCATGGCAGTGTCCGCGCGCGCAAGGCCATTCTGGCCGTCAATGCGTTCTCTCAGTCATTCGGCGTCTACCAGGAGCGCCAGGTGCCGATTCTGCTGTTTGCCAGCCTCACCCATCCGCTCAGCGATGCACAGATTGCCCAATTGGGCACGGATGCCGCCTGGGGCGTGACGCCCGCGCATGGCGTGGCGGGTTCCACGGTGCGCCTGACGCATGACCGACGGCTGATGATCCGCCAGGGGTTCGAGTATTCGCCGAGCCTGCGCACCACCGACGGGCGCCGCGCCAAGGCCAGGGCCATGAACCAGGCGCTGCTGCGCCGCCGCTTTCCTCAGCTGGGTGCCATCGAACTCGAGCATTTCTGGATGGGCTGGCTGGCGGTCTCGCACAACCACGCACCGGCCTTCGGCCAGATCGGCGACAACGCCTGGGCCGCTTCGTGCTGCAACGGATCAGGCATCGTGCGTCACACCGCTGCCGGCATGCTGATCGCCGATCTGGCGCTGGGCCGCAAGAACCCGCTGATCGACGACTTCCTCGTTGAGGGCACCGCCAACTACATCCCGCCGCGCCCGCTGCGCGACGTCGGCGTGGGACTCACGCTGGCATGGGATATGTGGCGCGGCAGGGCCGAGCAGTAA
- the hppD gene encoding 4-hydroxyphenylpyruvate dioxygenase: MTDLFENPMGLCGFEFVEFASPADGVLEPLFEKLGFTLVAKHRSKDVVLYRQGGINFIINREPKSQAAYFTAEHGPSACGLAFRVKDAHKAYKRALELGAQPVDIPTGPMELRLPAIKGIGGAPLYLIDRYEDGKSIYDIDFEFLPGVDRNPKGHGFQVVDHLTHNVYRGRMAYWADFYNKLFNFQEIRYFDIQGEYTGLTSKAMTAPDGLIRIPLNEEAKQGGGQIEEFLMKFNGEGIQHIALLCEDLPTAIDSLQMAGIPLLTAPNDIYYENLAKRLPGHGQPVGELQSRGILLDGTTEGGQPRLLLQIFSEPLLGPVFFEFIERKGNYREGFGEGNFKALFESMERDQINRGVLDTAKE; encoded by the coding sequence ATGACCGATTTGTTTGAAAACCCCATGGGCCTGTGCGGCTTTGAATTCGTCGAGTTCGCTTCGCCCGCAGATGGCGTGCTGGAGCCGCTGTTCGAGAAGCTGGGCTTTACGCTGGTGGCCAAGCATCGCTCCAAGGATGTGGTGCTGTACCGCCAGGGCGGCATCAACTTCATCATCAACCGCGAGCCCAAGAGTCAGGCCGCCTATTTCACGGCCGAGCACGGCCCCAGCGCCTGCGGCCTGGCCTTCCGTGTCAAGGATGCGCACAAGGCCTACAAGCGTGCGCTGGAGCTGGGCGCCCAGCCCGTGGACATTCCCACCGGCCCCATGGAGCTGCGCCTGCCCGCCATCAAGGGCATTGGTGGTGCCCCGCTGTACCTGATCGACCGCTACGAGGACGGCAAGTCCATCTATGACATCGACTTCGAGTTCCTGCCCGGCGTGGACCGCAATCCCAAGGGCCACGGTTTCCAGGTCGTCGACCACCTCACGCACAACGTCTACCGCGGCCGCATGGCCTACTGGGCTGACTTCTACAACAAGCTGTTCAACTTCCAGGAAATCCGCTATTTCGACATCCAGGGCGAGTACACGGGCCTGACCTCCAAGGCCATGACCGCCCCTGACGGCCTGATCCGCATTCCCCTGAACGAGGAAGCCAAGCAGGGCGGCGGCCAGATCGAGGAATTCCTGATGAAGTTCAACGGCGAGGGTATCCAGCACATCGCGCTGCTGTGTGAAGACCTGCCCACGGCCATCGACAGCCTGCAGATGGCAGGCATTCCGCTGCTGACTGCGCCCAACGACATCTATTACGAAAACCTCGCCAAGCGCCTGCCCGGCCACGGCCAGCCCGTGGGCGAGCTGCAGTCGCGCGGCATCTTGCTGGACGGCACGACCGAAGGCGGCCAGCCCCGCCTGCTGCTGCAGATTTTCTCCGAGCCGCTGCTGGGCCCTGTGTTCTTCGAGTTCATCGAGCGCAAGGGCAACTACCGCGAAGGTTTCGGCGAGGGCAACTTCAAGGCCTTGTTCGAGTCCATGGAGCGCGACCAGATCAACCGCGGCGTGCTCGACACCGCCAAGGAGTGA
- a CDS encoding RidA family protein gives MNSTATFYPAPGDMPFSSAVRAGGFLMLSGQIPFGEDKRPLTGPIEEQTHAVLKAIAARLEAVGSSLDDVVKANIWLSDLAHFDAFNKVYASYFKEGRYPVRSLVQAQLVFGVGVEIEVQALDKTA, from the coding sequence ATGAACTCCACCGCAACTTTCTACCCCGCACCTGGCGACATGCCTTTCTCTTCCGCGGTCCGCGCCGGCGGCTTTCTGATGCTGTCGGGGCAGATCCCCTTCGGCGAAGACAAGCGCCCGCTCACCGGCCCCATCGAAGAGCAGACACATGCCGTGCTCAAGGCCATCGCGGCGCGGCTGGAGGCGGTGGGCAGCTCGCTGGACGATGTGGTGAAGGCCAATATCTGGCTCAGCGACCTGGCGCACTTCGATGCCTTCAACAAGGTCTATGCAAGCTATTTCAAGGAAGGCCGTTACCCGGTGCGCAGCCTGGTGCAGGCCCAGCTGGTTTTTGGCGTTGGCGTCGAGATCGAAGTCCAGGCGCTGGATAAAACTGCCTGA